In one Grus americana isolate bGruAme1 chromosome 1, bGruAme1.mat, whole genome shotgun sequence genomic region, the following are encoded:
- the LOC129205587 gene encoding uncharacterized protein LOC129205587, with translation MNTMTKIRDNQVYWTVWIRWPGTSDPQEYKALVDTAAQCTLTPSSHEGAEPTCISGATGGSQQLTVLLEAKVSLTGNEWQKPRIVTGPEAPCIPGTDCLQRGYFRDPKGYRWALGIAALETEETEQLSTLPSLSEDPSAEVVSEKGKTIVQILLKAGFAINLSKVKGPAQEIQFLGKKRQDWCRQIPVDVINKIAAMSPPTRKKETQAFLGVVGFWRMRVSNYSLIVSPLYQVTWKQNDFKQGPEQRQAFEQIKQEIVHAVALGPVRAGADVKNVLYTVAGENGPSWSPW, from the exons ATGAACACAATGACCAAGATTAGAGACAACCAGGTCtactggactgtgtggattcGATGGCCTGGCACGTCAGATCCACAGGAGTATaaggctctagtggacaccgctgcacagtgtaccctaacGCCATCCAgccatgaaggggcagaacccacctgtatttctggagcgacagggggatcccaacagctgaCTGTACTGCTGGAGGCCAAAGTGAGTCTAACcgggaatgagtggcaaaagccccgcattgtgactggcccagaggctccatgcatcCCGGGCACAGACTGCCTCCAGAGAGGGTATTTCAGGGACCCAAAAGGGTACCGGTGGGCTCttggcatagctgccttggagacagaggaaactgAACAGCTGTCTACCTTGCCCAGTCTCTCAGAGGACCCTTCTG cagaagttgtttctgagaaagggaagacaatagtccaaatccttctgaaagcaggTTTTGCCATAAATCtaagtaaggtcaagggacctgcacaggagattcagtttttaggaaaaaaaaggcaagattgGTGTCGACAGATCCCAGTGGATGTGATCAataaaatagcagccatgtctccgCCGACTcgcaaaaaggaaacacaagctttcttggGTGTTGTTGGATTCTGGAGGATGCGTGTCTCcaattacagtctgattgtaagccctctctatcaggtGACCTGGAAGCAGAACGATTTCAAAcagggccctgagcaacgacaagcctttgaacaaattaaacaggaaatagtccATGCAGtggcccttgggccagtccgggcaggagCAGATGTAAAGAACGTGCTCTACACTGtagccggggagaatggccctagCTGGAGTCCCTGGTAG
- the LOC129205592 gene encoding discoidin, CUB and LCCL domain-containing protein 2-like has translation MPPPPQNKNDDFSDDFIHSVKTSLQTDKTTFTPEIKNTTVTPSVTKDVALTAVLVPVLVMVFTTLILILVCAWHWRNRKKKTEGTYDLPYWDRAGWWKGMKQFLPTKSAEHEETPVRYSSSEIGHLRPREVPTMLQTESAEYAQPLVGGIVGTLHQRSTFKPEEGKEASYADLDPYNSPIQEVYHAYAEPLPITGPEYATPIIMDMSNHPSTPLGVPSISTFKAAGNQAPPLVGTYNKLLSRTDSASSAQVLYDTPKGQPGPGATDELVYQVPQSVAHSAGSKDELS, from the exons atgccacccccaccTCAGAACAAGAATGATGACTTCAGTGATGACTTCATTCATTCAGTGAAGACTTCATTGCAGACAGATAAAACAACTTTCAcacctgaaataaaaaacacCACAGTGACTCCAAGTGTAACCAAAG ATGTGGCATTGACAGCAGTTCTGGTTCCAGTGCTGGTGATGGTCTTCACTACTCTGATTCTTATCTTAGTTTGTGCGTGGCATTGGAGAAACCG caagaaaaaaactgagGGCACTTACGATCTACCTTACTGGGATCGTGCAG GGTGGTGGAAAGGAATGAAGCAGTTTCTCCCAACGAAATCAGCAGAACATGAAGAAACTCCCGTACGctacagcagcagtgaaattgGTCACCTAAGACCAAGAGAAGTCCCAACAATGCTGCAAACAGAGTCTGCAG AGTATGCTCAGCCACTGGTAGGGGGAATTGTCGGCACGCTTCATCAGAGATCAACCTTTAAaccagaggaagggaaagaagcaaGTTACGCCGATTTGGACCCTTACAATTCACCCATACAAGAAGTTTACCATGCTTATGCTGAACCGCTACCTATAACGGGACCGGAATATGCAACTCCAATAATCATGGACATGTCCAACCATCCCAGCACCCCTCTTGGCGTTCCTTCCATTTCCACCTTCAAAGCTGCAGGGAATCAAGCTCCTCCACTGGTGGGAACTTACAATAAACTCTTATCTAGGACAGACAGCGCATCATCAGCACAGGTGCTGTATGACACACCAAAGGGGCAGCCGGGGCCAGGTGCCACTGATGAATTGGTGTACCAGGTACCACAGAGTGTGGCCCATTCCGCTGGGAGTAAGGATGAACTGAGTTAG